tgttagtacattcaaaaaagaacataaatttgTTGTTTAAAGCTATTTAAAGCTAGGAGAGGTGTGATTAGATACATTTTAGCTGTcgtttactattttatttgctCTTATATTCTTCTATgggtgaagaaaataattaaatagatagCTAGGACCGAGTTATCAGTCCTTTTGACCGTTGAatgtttaaaaagatttaactgataaaaaaatactgaaaaggTAGGGAAAAAAGACTGAGAAAgcgatcagtcctaggactgatccaaaACTATTGTTATGAAACTAAAATGCATGCATTTGACCACACCCAaacttgtgaaaaaaatataaattataatttgtagaaaaaaaaatggaagaaattagTAAATTTTCAACATGTAAGTGTCGTTGATCGTTTAAAAGGGGTCAAGATCTTCGGTTCTCTTTCCTTTGAACAAAAGGTAAGCCTCTGAATACTTTTTCTTTGGGTGCTCTCTCTTAATTGCGAATAAAGGAAGTgagttcttatttaatttttttaagtttattttaatttctgttgttgttgttttttattttctttgtctcTTACATTCGGTGAGTTGGATCCGGAGAGTAAGACACCTTCTCAATAGCAACTCAACAATAAAGTTACATAAGATATTGTCTCTGCTGAGCCAAAAAGTTTGGGTTCAAATTAACATACTTgaaggttatatttttacaattctaattAAATCTAGGTTGataaatagttgtaaaaaatatactctcATAGTATACTAACCAATATTTTGGATTTACAACTATGTTTATTATTAGggatttgatttttgtacagaaaaaaacaaagtttagcGATTTGagcaacaaaaaatgttattacttggtaaatcctaatttttttgttggcaaTCAGAacagtgtttttcttttttgcttgaggagataacatcttaGTATAAAGTGTACACACTAGTCTGTCTGTTCATGAATGACAAAGagtaataaagataatttattgagGAATTATAAGCTCctgttagactcggagtagaattaaggatagGCAACAGAGCAATTTCTGCTTACGTAATTgtttgatacggagtgggaattatatttatttccttcctatcATATCTGCTTGCAGCTAAATTGATGaagcgtcatgacagctaagctctcttcccaaatattcttaaaattgttaggattaccatGCTAAttgttggtttcttttttttataccaaacATACTTACAATTTAAACCCCTAGTTTTGTAGTTGATTTTGACGATTTGTAACACCCCTCCCCCCAACAAATCGTCAAAGTAACTCTCCATCATTCCTGAGCACAAGTGCTactgattaatttataaatagtaactATGTGTTCCAAGGAGCAcagaaatgaatataaaacactctttttctttttgtgtctGACAAGAGTGCAAaagaattttattatatgaataaagtaaatGCAGTAAATTacctatattaaaaagttattgaatttatttgaagagAAAGTTCAGCTATTgaacaattatcatttcaatggCATAGAAcatgtactatatatattttaatttaactgtTATAGAATGCAAAAAGGACAATTAAAACCTTCAATTGCAATAGATTTGGCCTttatagcctttttttaaatgatctggggtataattttgattcaaagcCATATTTCGAAGTGAAATAGCTATAAGGATGAAAATGttagtaaataaaatcatttcattatttaaaaaataaactatttattacagTTCCTACAGAATGTGTCTAGTAAGTAATAATACggaaatcaagtaaaatgaaggatcttatttggaagctaatatttCTTGCATAGTATCAATTGCTTTATATAACAGCTTAACTTAAAAccttttgaagttgtaatataaagggtgtattctttagttttagctataatatatagcaatgtaaaaaaaaaatcttaaacctTGCTCAGTCTAAACTATGATCCTTACTTCCTTTTATTGATTgaccattttaaataaagaaataagatttttatttttttaataatgtatataaacaaGTAAGCACAGGTATCGGTGAAATCGGCATTATTGCGTAGATTCCCATACTTCCGAAAAGGCCGATTCGTACCTATTCCGATTCCAATGCATCAGTACACCCCTtgttataaatacacaaaattatttattattttttgaaatggctAATTAGgaattattaacatttaaatatactcgattttatttgaaattcagTTAAAATAAGCGTAGCCAAAACAAGACATTGTTTCACATTGTTTTAAGTGTTCTCTGGATGTTTTCccttccaaaaataaatgaataatgaagttcagctttggaaaataaaaaaacactgcaAATTGCAACTAAAAAATCTCATGCTCttttaatgtcaatttttttttcaactctatttatttatacgaCTCTAATTAGAGATCAAAATATCGTAGTAAAATCAAATGGACTTGCTTTTTCAGGGGCGCCACACTCGAGGtagctggaggggctgtagtatCCCAAATCAAGGAAGTTTTGCTTTttgctagaatattttttctgcaggatgaaaaaatttaacgcaaaaatgggtaaaaataatttttttaaggatttcttttctataaaaaaaaagtcgttcGACCAAATCATCAAGTAGagccaaaaattattatttaatgtagcTGGGCATAAGTAATCTTCTATTTTTTAGTACATGTTTGCAATCCAAAGTATTACTCGTTACTTAAATTAATACCAAGGGTATATCATAATCACTAATATGATCAATTTTGGTCAGGAGTTTATTTGCACAAAAGAACACTATGTCTATACTGTCTAGACTTTATGAAGCATGTTAACACGAGGCCCAATTTTAGAATTTCTTAGAGTTAGGTCATCTTTCAACGATTCTCAAACTTAAATGGGGCATTAGTAATTCAGCTTAGAGTCATCCGACTTCTAAAAGTTTTACTTCTAAATACTCATAAAAGCAAGTcctttaaattaacttttattaaaaatagcatttgttcaaaaataccatgaaaaaattattgccaaatattataaatgacaCCTCAACAAGCTGTTAGTTCAATTTGGCCAATTTTTGTTGGAGTTTTAAACTACTACACCCTATAAGgatgcaaaaaattaatgtggGATCTCAATTGAATCGCCTTTATCTATGCCTATTACTTTTAATCTAATATATTCGTATGTATTGTATTGTATAGActaaagatataaaaacatttcagctCTATGGTTCTATATAATCGTATCCAAGGTTAATATTTCTATACACCTTGATCATATcaacctaatattttataatatgttgtgtacaagttgcgatgtatgtacgagttgcaacttgtataatcaaattgtataagttgcaatttttgtctttaaatgaattattaaatcattctaattaccaaatattaattgatactatcagttaattttgatatattaaaattgcttcgttattatgtatttataagtaaaataacttAGGGGAATTGAACTTTATAATCTGTTAAAGaaagcttaaaatatattaatttgtaataaaatagtaaaaagttacaccattaatatatcgatcatcaaCTATTGCACTATCCTCTTCCCAAATACtgaaatccttcatttaaaattattcaactaatttttttgtttacaacttgtacagaaaataatatataataaattatatcggaatttcatattttaaaccGCAAAACCTCGaattagttttgaatatttcaCCACATTGACTTgttcaatcttttttctttttttttttttattaaaatttaaattcataagatatattttaatgtttcctatgaaaccttttttatgtaatgattggagtatactttattttgttatatttatggAGGTGATAATTGGCtcaattgaaattttgtaggaaaatcaTGGATATTGAGGTTAATTTTTTAAgggaaatttcattttatgcGCGTATCACTACATATTACAATCCCATTTTCCATATTTTCGCGCTATCACGTAGCATACTGAATATGTGGCACGGGGCTTTGTTAATTGTGAGTCACATATTGAAGAAGAACTACTTCAATACCTGGGATAATACTATACAGACTATACCTCACAGTCTATGCGTGCATGTAAAAAGTCTTGGCGTTTGTAcctggaaaaataaaaatgtgtattatatTTTCCGCTGTAGTATCATCGACGAAGAACTACAAGTACTACATAATAATGGAATAGAATATAAGTGAATTTATAAGTTACTTTGGACTCCCTATATCTACTTATGGAAATCCAATATCCAGATCTGGAATCCTATCCCTTCTCATACTTAACTTCGTTTTTGAGCTGAGAATGTGCATTcgtataatttcattattaaagtaaaaacaacttctttatttgataatatgaaGTGGTTTGTGAGGCTGTGCATCCTAAGTTGTCTGTATCTTCCTTGTTGGAGTACAACTCCTATTAAAATCAATAAGTGTTGTCCTCTAGACTCGATCCTATATCAAAAAACTCTTGAAGATGAGCGgatttgtataaagaaaaaatcgaCAAATGAAGACTTGACGATCTGGAGTCCAATATTTTTTGACGCCGAATCCGTATCACCATTGGAGATAGTACCAAACTATGCATTGGATGAAGGGATTCCTGACTGTAGCAATGATAGCCTACTTGTCAGTGCTTTGCATCACGAACATTCTATCGATGAGTTCAAACTTCTGAGTAATGGATCTGTGAGTCATCGTTTATCAAGATCCGGTAGCATCATTGGGAAAGAAAGAGTTTTTCATTTGGGAGACTATTGTCTTGATGAAATCCTACGAAATGACtctgaaaaaatggaatttgctTTTTTCTGTGTTAAGTTATCCGATCATCACTCAAATTCCTTTCAGAGAATTGTTGAAGATGTATTTTATCCTATTGGTCTTGCAATTTCAATACTCTGCCTTATATTAACGTTTCTATTATACTCATTCCTACCTCAACTTCGTGATCTGACCGGCAAATTCATTCTTGGGATATGCTTAGGACTCGTTATGACATTTTCGTTGATATTTGTGGATATTTTTGGATGGAAGGATCCGAATGTTGAAAAACTCACTGTTGGtaagtgatttatttattaaatattaatcatattcatTCAGCTTACCATAGATCAAACAAACTTTCTACTCATCGTCGATTgctaaatatgtttgtttttttattcacactaaaagaataagaaacatCCTTTGGTAAAATTTGTCCTATAATTATGTAACAATGCTGTGAATCCATTTCCGCTATTACACTTAGCTATTAGAGCAGTTACAGAAATAATAcgtaattgtattttttatgttgctactaataattaaagataaacTGTATGAACTATAAACATATAAAGTTCTTATTCATAATTGTAACTAgtattgtgtcggtccttatttattcggtccagtccagtctcaGGATCGGTCCATAGGGTATAAACTAGTCCAATTTGATCTTAGGGTCGGTCCTATCAGTCGTTATGACTGTGAGTAATAGaactaatctataaaaaaagttaagtgaCGTTATCATGGACAGaacttataactttttgaaCTGATATGCAAGACTAAACTGTACAGGACtacaattttcatattaaaaaaaggactcACACAACATTATATGTGACTATGCATGCAATGCATTAAATATCATGAGTTACAATCTATAGGTACTTTTACTGGGAGTTTCATTAGCctactttaataattaaatcttgaagaaatattaaatatttttgccaaCTAACTTTTTAaggtaaatatttatagtttaaaggAAATATCCGTGAATAATAATCAAGTCGTAATTATTAATGTGGTTATAGATgggtattaaatgaaatttgattactttaatcatttgatatattctttatttttttattttgatggcATAACcgataattatttgattttatccaAGAATAACAGAGACTAattcgatattttatataaaacaaattttaaaatgttcaagtataccaaaaaatattcaatatattgaaaaaaatttaggtAGTGTTAATGGGAGCAGATGCTCAATACATTGTTTTCCTATTATTGCTGTTGAAAAATGGAGAGGTCTTCCCTTTTTTGGAATCATATTGTAGTCTACTGAAATGTCGCAGATGTTtcaaagtattgattttttttgtattcttgacATTTATCGTTAcacatttctttaaattgatCCGCATTAAGatctcaaaagttatttttactcataaattgAACTCATTGTGGTACAAAATTAGTTaagttattttgtacaaaataaaattataatacttgtAGTCTAATAAGATGTTTTTCAGGCGTAGAGCTTATCACAGATTCGACTGCAACTTAAGTCGTTTTTTCTCTTTCTGATAATAGTtaatacttcataaatatatacatagtgctggatcggtcctaggactgattttcTAATTtgtctctttatatatatatatatgtcccaTCTTTATTTCCATTCGTCCGTCCTTTATTCCTAtctatctttttatattcttcactCCTGGCTAGGATTGTCAAatgttcaattaatatttattgcctTATTGAAGGAAATCACAATAATATTCTATTCAGTACATTGTGCCAGACGTGGGGGACtcgagttattttatttatggctTGACTTAGACTTTGAGAATTCAATACTTGTAAGTAGTGTTGTACTtacttattcggtccagtccagtcttaggaccggtcctattaGTTCTTGGAACCAGTCCTTAACTTTAAGACTGTcgatccttcggactgtcagtagtAGAActgcataaaataaaataataagaaatactgTGAGTGAAGTACTGAACTTTATAAGTCTTAGGACTATACTGGACCGGGCATAAACTAAACTAGACAAGGCTgaagtcctaaataaggactgacacaacactacttgtaGGATTAACTGGGGTAATATGAGATGCTTTTACAAAATCTACTATTTTTTCATACTTGCTAGAGTCATGTAGCAAGAACTTTCACAGTAGATGTACTTTCATGCtgtgtattaaaaattattagtacTTATCTCTAAGACACAAAAAGGTTTGAAGTTAgaggtattttttgaaaaccagCAATTGGCTCATATTACCCCATGCTGAAGATAATACAGGTCACCAAAGTTGCAATAGAATAAATGAAACTAAATTGGTGTATTGCTTTTATTTAGCTACTAATTTGGTCataatgtataaaaagtattatttgattgataaaagGACATAGGCAGTACATATAATGTGTGTTAAAAGTATTTGTTAGAGGCTTTATAGAGGACCACCTCCTCTTTTGCAAAGTTTGACAAATCTATTCTGAAATTCAAAGTTGTACCAAGTGTGGATGCACGTTCTACAAATTGAGGATTTGGAAGCCTCATGACAATATCAGAAACATCCACAAAGCCACGGCCAATAATTCCCCAATTAGTGTGTCTCATATTAACCCACTAAggcattacatatattttattatgttttgttactaaaaaatgtataatattagaAGCTCATGCATGTTACAAGAAATTATTCATgtaaatcgtatgtatttttagctggcctgtttttttggaattggtcatctgtagaacgaattttattttcctcaactgttgtaattattatttaactcctgagtagtaaattatttacaacagtAAATAAGGATTGTAAGTCTGTGTCGAACTCAGATTAGAATtcaggatcgacatc
The sequence above is drawn from the Lepeophtheirus salmonis chromosome 5, UVic_Lsal_1.4, whole genome shotgun sequence genome and encodes:
- the mthl5 gene encoding probable G-protein coupled receptor Mth-like 5 isoform X2 yields the protein MKWFVRLCILSCLYLPCWSTTPIKINKCCPLDSILYQKTLEDERICIKKKSTNEDLTIWSPIFFDAESVSPLEIVPNYALDEGIPDCSNDSLLVSALHHEHSIDEFKLLSNGSVSHRLSRSGSIIGKERVFHLGDYCLDEILRNDSEKMEFAFFCVKLSDHHSNSFQRIVEDVFYPIGLAISILCLILTFLLYSFLPQLRDLTGKFILGICLGLVMTFSLIFVDIFGWKDPNVEKLTVGWGTIGTFYVLIGIIFCTNLYFYWTSQRRMRRQLVYNKSMQHFQVNFDLFVKFLIVIGVWWFFEMLSFFRVDALKYISMIFNIIQGPLVFCVAMCRTRVAYLFKKYFCYDACCFGCCKQEEFINENCQELATIDSLKLREEKESNDFPNTSTFLLPDTNRQISRSLFNIRNGNGNNSTLDRSELDPLNPDADESIGKISRLLKSNSMNAIVNTNFGWRKETSV